A part of Mycolicibacterium sp. TUM20985 genomic DNA contains:
- the dinB gene encoding DNA polymerase IV, which translates to MRRLEEASILHADLDSFYASVEQRDDPSLRGRPVIVGGGVVLAASYEAKAFGVKTAMGGRQALQLCPHAIVVPPRMSAYSEASAAVFEVFHDTTPLVEPLSVDEAFLDVSGLARVSGTPVQIGARLREQVAERVGLPITVGIARTKFLAKVASQEAKPDGLLLVPPDRELAFLHPLPVRRLWGVGAKTADKLHAHGIHTVADVAELSESMLGSIVGGGMGHQLFALSHNIDRRRVVTGVRRRSVGAQRALGRSGNTMSPSEIDAVVVNLVDRITRRMRKSDRTGRTVVLRLRFNDFSRVTRSHTLPRATASTDAILSAARELVATAAPLIAERGLTLVGFAVSNIDRDGAQQLELPFDGSVASARPVAAAADLLAIDSAMDEVRQRFGNAAVMRGVLLGRDPGLEMPMLPE; encoded by the coding sequence ATGCGGCGGTTGGAGGAGGCCTCCATCCTGCACGCCGATCTCGACTCGTTCTACGCATCCGTCGAACAACGCGACGATCCGTCTCTGCGCGGCCGGCCGGTGATCGTCGGCGGCGGGGTGGTGCTGGCGGCGAGTTACGAGGCGAAGGCCTTTGGCGTCAAGACCGCGATGGGCGGGCGCCAAGCGCTGCAGCTGTGTCCGCACGCCATCGTCGTGCCGCCCAGGATGTCGGCGTATTCGGAGGCCAGCGCTGCGGTCTTCGAGGTGTTCCACGACACCACGCCCCTGGTGGAACCCCTGTCGGTCGACGAGGCGTTCCTCGACGTGAGCGGATTGGCGCGGGTGTCCGGCACGCCGGTGCAGATCGGCGCCCGGCTCCGCGAGCAGGTCGCCGAACGCGTGGGCCTCCCCATCACCGTCGGCATCGCCCGCACCAAGTTCCTCGCCAAGGTGGCCAGTCAGGAAGCCAAACCCGATGGCCTGCTGCTGGTTCCGCCTGATCGCGAACTGGCGTTCCTGCACCCGCTGCCAGTGCGACGACTCTGGGGCGTGGGCGCCAAGACGGCGGACAAGCTCCACGCGCACGGCATTCACACCGTCGCCGATGTCGCCGAGCTGAGCGAGTCGATGCTCGGATCGATCGTCGGCGGCGGAATGGGGCATCAGCTGTTCGCGCTGTCGCACAACATCGACCGGCGGCGCGTCGTCACGGGGGTGCGACGCCGGTCCGTGGGGGCGCAACGGGCCTTGGGTCGATCGGGAAACACCATGTCGCCCAGCGAGATCGACGCCGTGGTGGTCAACCTGGTGGATCGCATCACGCGCCGGATGCGCAAGTCCGACCGGACCGGTCGCACCGTGGTGTTGCGCCTGCGGTTCAACGACTTCAGCCGGGTCACCCGTTCCCACACGCTGCCGCGCGCCACCGCGTCGACCGATGCAATCCTCTCTGCGGCAAGGGAATTGGTGGCAACAGCCGCGCCGTTGATCGCCGAGCGTGGTCTCACTCTCGTCGGATTCGCCGTGTCCAACATCGACCGCGACGGCGCACAGCAGCTCGAGTTGCCGTTCGACGGATCCGTAGCGAGCGCCAGGCCCGTGGCGGCAGCGGCGGACCTGTTGGCCATCGACTCGGCGATGGATGAGGTCCGCCAGCGTTTCGGCAACGCCGCGGTGATGCGGGGCGTCCTCCTCGGCCGCGACCCCGGCCT
- a CDS encoding TetR/AcrR family transcriptional regulator encodes MTTTNTARSGRGRRSTRPSGDDREAAILATAERLLVDKKFADISVDDLAKGAGLSRPTFYFYFPSKDAVLLSLIEPLIERADAGFHGAMEALSADPRRAFREGISTFFTAFGSHSVVARAGTEALATSADFRAVWSAFMQKWIDQTAGLIEAERARGAAPVTLPARDLATSLNLMNERTMTATLVAEDGAVARDRIVDTLAHIWLTSIYGDSQ; translated from the coding sequence GTGACCACCACCAACACGGCCCGATCGGGACGGGGACGCCGCTCAACGCGGCCGTCGGGCGATGACCGCGAGGCAGCGATCCTCGCCACCGCCGAACGCTTGCTGGTGGACAAGAAGTTCGCCGACATCAGCGTCGACGACCTGGCCAAGGGCGCCGGGCTGTCGCGGCCGACGTTCTACTTCTACTTCCCGTCGAAGGACGCGGTGCTGCTGTCGCTGATCGAACCGCTCATCGAACGGGCCGACGCCGGTTTCCACGGCGCGATGGAGGCGCTGTCCGCAGACCCCCGCCGCGCCTTCCGCGAAGGAATCAGCACGTTCTTCACCGCGTTCGGCTCGCACAGCGTGGTGGCGCGGGCGGGCACCGAGGCACTGGCGACCAGCGCGGACTTTCGTGCGGTGTGGTCGGCGTTCATGCAGAAGTGGATCGACCAGACCGCAGGGCTGATCGAGGCCGAACGCGCTCGTGGCGCGGCACCGGTCACCCTTCCCGCCCGCGATCTCGCCACGTCGCTCAACCTGATGAACGAACGCACGATGACCGCGACCCTCGTCGCCGAGGACGGGGCGGTGGCCCGGGACCGCATCGTCGACACCCTGGCGCACATCTGGTTGACCAGCATCTACGGCGACAGTCAGTAG